The window ACGTGAGCTGTCTGATGTCGCTCTTTCTCAGTCCCGTAAGACAGGCGAAAAGAAAAGCTTTTTTCAAGACCTCCTCCTCACAGGGTGTTTCGGCAAGCCGTATCAGTTCCTCTTGGCTCAAATGCTCCCTGATGGTGGGAATGCACTCGATGCGGTCTAAGAAGCCGTTTGGGTTCTCCTTTATCTTCCTGTCACGGTAAGCGGTGTGCAGCACGGCACGGAAAGTTGACCAATAGCCTGCTGCGGAGTTGATGTGCAGCTTTTGGTTGGTGTGGATGGATTGGGGTGCATCAAGCAGGTATTCCATGAACTTGCGGCACAAATCCACATCCACCTCCTCAAAGGTGCATTTGCCGTTCACGAACCGCTGGAAATGCTTGTATACGTGCTGCCACTTGATATTCTTGCGGTCAGCCAGTCCTTTGAAATAGGCAAGGAAATCGCCCTTCATCTTGGTCTTGTCAAAAAAGCCGTTGTTTTCATTGAAAATGGCTTCGTAGCGCTGGTTGCGCAGGATGACCGCTTTCTTCATCATGCGTGCGTTGAAGTCCCGTTCCTGCTGGTTTGCAGGTTTGGCGAAGATGTAAATTCCTAAGGCTTCACGTGTAATCACTCTCATGGTGACATTGTCACGGTAGCCGGGATAGTAGTCAAGGCATAGTGAATACTGTGTCCCGTTCTTAATCTTGCGCTTACGCAAGGTAACTGTTTTGCATTTACTCATAATAATTATGTTTTAATTGGTTGTATACATTTTGGAGTTGTATCCATGTTTCCGATGGCAAAGGAACAACGTGAAATATCCGTGAATACCTCCACGATACATCATTTTGAAATAATTTTCGATAATCCCGATTTTTCACGGTTATTTGTTCCTTTCAGCCATGACACGCTCCACATCTGAGCGCAAAAGCAGGTTTTTCACACCCACCTTTATCTTTTCGATGTGCTTCACCTTGACGATATGGCAGATGTTGGCTGACGAAAGACCATAGATTTGCTGCACCTGCTCAACGGTATAGTAGCGTTCATCGTTCACAAGGTCAGTTCTGCGGAGTTCGTTCAAATGTGATTTGGAGTAATAGGTACGCCCGTACTCTCTTTTAGTGGGTATCTTATGGCGATAGGTGTAGGCACGGAGTGCGGTCGGCTTCATGCCGAACAGTTCCTCCACCTCCTCGGTCAGTAGCCAGTCGGTAATTTCGCTAATATCAACTGCCACACCGAAAAACTCGTCAATATGCTTCTTGCTGTAATAGTTCTTTCCTGCGATACGGCAGATGGGGATATGGTTACGCTTGGC of the Prevotella melaninogenica genome contains:
- a CDS encoding tyrosine-type recombinase/integrase, which gives rise to MSKCKTVTLRKRKIKNGTQYSLCLDYYPGYRDNVTMRVITREALGIYIFAKPANQQERDFNARMMKKAVILRNQRYEAIFNENNGFFDKTKMKGDFLAYFKGLADRKNIKWQHVYKHFQRFVNGKCTFEEVDVDLCRKFMEYLLDAPQSIHTNQKLHINSAAGYWSTFRAVLHTAYRDRKIKENPNGFLDRIECIPTIREHLSQEELIRLAETPCEEEVLKKAFLFACLTGLRKSDIRQLTWQQIQPYTNGRMFVTTRMQKTKEIVHNPISDEAYGLLGERGEGLIFEDFKDKMLQGPLQRWLTAAGITKKITFHCTRHSFGSLHVEMGTDMAVIQAYLGHKNITTTQIYSKIAAQQMCQVVDKITLKRKEA